Proteins found in one Candidatus Gorgyraea atricola genomic segment:
- a CDS encoding agmatinase family protein has translation MLSSFEKSKVALLPVPYGKTVSYRKGTEKGPAAILSALDNLELFDDELDKETHTIGISAMDPLKVEGLKPEAMINEVEKKVSELFTQNKFPVVIGGEHTVTIGAVRAAKKKYSDLSVLYFDAHADLRDSYEGNKYSHACVARRLTEIAPVVEKGVRSLSKEEHDFKLKGSLSNNVYISIDLDVLDPSIMPSVGNPEPGGMLWHEFLKDIRSIVKDKNIVGIDVVELSPIKDMIAPDFTAAKLIYKLIGYIF, from the coding sequence ATGCTGTCATCATTTGAAAAATCAAAGGTCGCGCTTTTACCTGTTCCGTATGGCAAGACTGTAAGTTACAGAAAAGGAACAGAAAAGGGGCCAGCTGCCATACTTAGCGCATTAGATAATCTGGAACTTTTTGATGATGAATTAGATAAAGAAACGCATACCATTGGCATTAGTGCCATGGATCCGCTTAAAGTAGAAGGCCTGAAGCCAGAGGCAATGATCAATGAAGTAGAGAAAAAGGTTTCAGAGCTCTTTACACAGAATAAATTCCCTGTTGTAATAGGCGGGGAGCATACAGTTACTATAGGCGCAGTAAGAGCAGCAAAGAAAAAATATAGCGATCTATCAGTCTTATATTTTGATGCGCATGCTGATTTAAGAGATTCTTACGAGGGCAATAAGTATAGCCATGCCTGTGTTGCAAGGCGGCTTACAGAGATAGCGCCAGTTGTCGAGAAAGGCGTGAGAAGCTTAAGTAAAGAGGAGCATGATTTTAAATTAAAAGGCAGCCTTTCCAATAATGTCTATATAAGCATAGACCTTGATGTGCTGGATCCATCGATCATGCCATCTGTAGGCAATCCAGAACCAGGCGGCATGCTCTGGCATGAATTCCTAAAGGACATCCGCAGTATTGTAAAAGATAAAAATATAGTAGGCATTGATGTAGTCGAACTTTCTCCAATAAAAGACATGATAGCCCCAGACTTCACAGCAGCCAAGCTTATATATAAACTTATCGGCTATATTTTCTAA
- a CDS encoding deoxyhypusine synthase family protein: MSIKEFIEKNFRHFNAAVIVDAAQGWVDYVKNGNKMFLAMAGALSTGEIGITLAEMIRQDKIHGISCTAANLEEDLFNLVAHSHYKRIPNYRELTPQEELELRNKHLNRVTDTCIPEEEAIRRLASKLYPIWEEAHKQGARLFPFEYFYELIRSGELEEFYEIDPKDSWVVAACEKDIPIFTPGWEDSTLANGVVAEYKAGRFKNLDFIKSGLEQMNFLIDWYLENTRNHSIGFFQIGGGIAGDFSICVVPLIRQDLGTECKIWGYFCQISDSTTSYGSYSGAVPNEKITWEKLGIDTPKFVIESDASIVAPLIFQYVLESK, from the coding sequence ATGAGTATTAAAGAATTTATTGAGAAGAATTTTAGGCATTTTAATGCAGCTGTTATAGTGGATGCTGCTCAGGGCTGGGTAGACTATGTCAAAAACGGCAATAAGATGTTTCTTGCCATGGCAGGAGCCTTGAGTACAGGCGAGATAGGCATAACTCTGGCTGAGATGATAAGGCAGGATAAGATCCATGGTATATCCTGCACTGCAGCGAATCTTGAAGAGGATCTTTTTAACCTGGTCGCACATTCCCATTACAAAAGAATACCTAATTATAGAGAACTCACACCGCAAGAGGAACTGGAACTCAGGAACAAACACCTTAATAGAGTCACTGATACTTGTATTCCAGAAGAAGAGGCAATACGCAGATTAGCCAGTAAGCTCTATCCTATATGGGAGGAGGCGCATAAGCAGGGCGCGCGGCTATTTCCATTCGAGTATTTTTATGAGCTTATACGCAGCGGAGAGTTGGAAGAATTTTATGAGATCGATCCAAAAGATAGCTGGGTGGTTGCCGCGTGCGAAAAAGATATACCTATTTTTACTCCTGGGTGGGAGGATTCTACTCTGGCAAATGGCGTAGTCGCGGAATACAAGGCTGGCAGGTTTAAGAATCTAGATTTTATAAAAAGCGGCCTGGAGCAGATGAATTTTTTGATTGATTGGTATTTGGAAAATACAAGAAACCATTCAATTGGATTTTTCCAGATAGGCGGAGGCATTGCAGGAGATTTTTCAATATGTGTAGTGCCCCTAATAAGGCAGGACCTTGGGACAGAGTGCAAGATCTGGGGATATTTTTGCCAGATCAGCGACAGTACTACGTCGTACGGCTCATACAGCGGCGCAGTGCCGAATGAAAAGATTACCTGGGAAAAATTAGGCATTGATACACCCAAGTTTGTGATAGAGTCAGACGCGAGTATTGTTGCGCCGCTTATATTTCAGTATGTGTTGGAGAGTAAATAG